From the genome of Hyperolius riggenbachi isolate aHypRig1 chromosome 9, aHypRig1.pri, whole genome shotgun sequence, one region includes:
- the LOC137533591 gene encoding zinc finger protein 484-like — translation MHTGEKPYSYSEGGKYFTQNGNLHTPMRIYTGKLAFSCSGCGKVFYDRGNFIDTKKCTQVADRIHVQTFVKHMSVGNDLLRLETFIDVRIHTGERNFSSSECGKDFYDRGNFHRNQKIHTGDRPYSCSDFYKAHEKTNIKSLQRHLKKTHTGEKLYSCSECGKCFTQKGNLIRKSLQRHLKIHTGEKPYSCSEGGKCFTQNGNLTRHMRIHTGARPFSFSECGKDFYDGGNIHKYQETHTDDRSYSCSNFCKAHDKTQRKSLQRHLKIHTREKPYSCSECGKLFTQNENHHGQSAGKFSITEETFIDTKRLTQVTDYMYVQTFVMYMIRETGKRPLSYLECGKTLHDRKRLQRHLKPHIGEKPYSCLGGGKCFTEKGNLNRHERIHTGEQHFSCSECGKDFYNG, via the exons atgcacacaggtgagaagccttattcatattcagagggtgggaaatattttactcagaatggaaaccttcatACACCCATGAGAATATACACTGGGAAGCTGGCTTTTTCATGTTCAGGGTGTGGGAAAGTtttctatgacagaggaaactttATAGACACCAAAAAATGCACACAGGTAGCAgaccgtattcatgttcagacttttgtaaagcacatg agtgtgggaaatgatttaCTTAGATTGGAAACCTTCATTGAcgtgagaatacacactggggagcGGAATTTTTCaagttcagagtgcgggaaagatttctatgacagaggaaactttcatagaAACCAAAAGATTCACACAGGTGATAGACCAtattcatgttcagacttttATAAAGCACATGAGAAGACAAACAT aaagagccttcagagacacctaaaaaaaactcacacaggcgagaagctgtattcatgttcagagtgtgggaaatgttttactcaaaaaggaaaccttatcag aaagagccttcagagacacctaaaaatTCATACAGGTGAgaaaccttattcatgttcagagggtgggaaatgttttactcagaatggaaaccttactagacacatgagaatacacactggggcGCGGCCTTTTTCcttttcagagtgtgggaaagattTTTATGACGGAGGAAACATTCATAAATACCAAGAGACTCACACAGATGACAGATCGTATTcatgttcaaacttttgtaaagcacacgataagacacagag aaagagccttcagagacacctaaaaatTCACAcacgtgagaagccttattcatgttcagagtgtgggaaattatttACTCAGAATGAAAACCATCATGGACAG agtgctgGAAAGTTTTCTATAACAGAagaaactttcatagacaccaaaagactcacacaggtgacagactaTATGTATGTTCAAACTTTTGTAATGTACATGATAAGAGaaacaggtaagaggcctctgtcataTTTGGAATGCGGGAAAACTTTACATGATAGAAAGCGCCTTCAGAGGCACCTAAAACCTCACataggtgagaagccctattcatgtttagggggtgggaaatgttttactgagaaaggaaaccttaatagacacgagagaatacacactggggagcagcatttttcatgttcagaatgtgggaaagatTTCTACAATGGATGA